The following is a genomic window from Roseitalea porphyridii.
GAACCTGATCCTCCAGATCGGTGGTCAGAAGATAGTTGTCGTAGTGAAGCCCCAGGATCGCCGCGCGCTCGGCCTCCGGCCAGTCGGCCAGCCGCTCCGAGAGCGCCGCGCGCCGGCTTTCGGCGCGGCTCTTGCGGCTGGTTTCCGAGAACCCGCCGGTCAGCGCCAGTTCCGCTTCCGCATAGAGCGTGCGCAGAAGCTGGCCCTTCCAGCCGTTCCAGACGCCCGGTCCGACCCCCCTTATGTCGCACACGGTCAGCACCAGCAGCAGCTTGAGCCGCTTGACGGTCTGCACGCGGGCGACGAAGTCCTCGATCGTCTTGCGATCGGACAGATCGCGCCCCTGCGCGGTCATGCTCATCAGCAGATGATCCTCGATCAGCCAGGCGATCGTCGCCGTGTCCTCGGGCGAAAAGCCGAGCCGCGGGCACAGCTTGCGCGCCACATCGGCGCCGGCGACCGAATGGTCCTCCGGCCGCCCCTTGGCGATGTCGTGCAGGAACAGCGCCACATAGAGGATCGCCCGGTCGTCGGTGAGCCCGGGCATCAGTTCGGCGGCGAGCGGATGATCCTCGGCCAGATTGCCCTTTTCAATGTCCGCCAGGACGCCGATGGTGCGGATCAGGTGCTCGTCGACGGTGTAGTGGTGGTACATGTTGAACTGCATCATCGCGACGATGCGGCCGAAGTCGGGCACGAACCGGCCGAGCACGCCGGCCTCGTTCATGCGCCGCAGGTTCAGTTCGGGATCGTTGCGCGAGGTCAGGATGCGCACGAACAGCGCATTGGCGTTCACGTCGGTCCGCAGCGTCTTGTCGATAAGCTTCAGCGACCGCCGCACCAGCTTGAGCGCCTCGGGATGATATTCGAGCCCGTAGCGGTCGGCGAGATAGAACATGCGGATCAGGTTTACCGGATCGCGCGCGAACACCTCGTCGTCGGCGACGTTGATGCGCTGGCGGTCGATGACGAAATCCTTGATGCCGCGGATGGTCGTCGACCGGCGCGCGAACGGCAGCGCCTGGATCAGCCCGGACAGGACCGGGGCGTTCTTGATCTCCTGCTCTTCGAGCGCGGCGCAGAAGATGCGCGTCAGATCGCCCACATCCTTGGCGATCAGGAAATAGTGCTTCATGAAGCGCTCAACGTCCTCGAGCCCCGGATGGGACTGGTAGCCGAGACGGTCGGCGAGTTCCCGCTGCAGGTCGAACGACAGCCGTTCCTCGGCCTTGCCGGTCAGGAAGTGCAGGTGGCAGCGCACCGCCCAGAGGAAGTCCTCGCACTTGACGAACAGGTTGTAGTCACGCCGGGTGAACACGCCCAGCTTGACCAGTTCGGCCCGCCGCCGCACGCGGTAGACATACTTTGCGATCCAGAACAGCGTGTGCAGGTCTCTCAGGCCGCCCTTGCCGTCCTTGACGTTCGGCTCGACCACGAACCGCGCCTCGCCCATGCGCTTGTGGCGGGCATCGCGCTCGGCCAGCTTGGCCTGGATGAACTGGCTGGCGGTGCGCGAGACGACATCCTTGTCGTAGCGCTCCATCAGTTCGTCGAACAGGGCCCTGTTACCGGTCAGGAAACGCGCTTCGAGGATGGTCGTGGCGATGGTGATGTCGGACTTCGACAGGCGGACGCAGTCGTCGATGTTGCGGGTGGCGTGGCCCACCTTCAGCCCCATGTCCCACAGCATGTAGAGCATGTATTCGGCGAGCTGCTCGCCGAGCGGGGTCTGCTTGTAGGGCAGAACGAACAGAAGATCGATGTCCGAACCCGGCGCCAGCGTGCCGCGGCCGTAGCCGCCGACGGCCGCCAGCGCAATGCGCTCGCCCTGCGAAAGGTTGGCCACCTGGAACACATGGACCAGCGCGAAATCGTAGATCGCGCCGATGATCGCGTCCTGAAGGTCGGAAAGGCGACGGGCGCAGCCATGGCCCTTGCCGTCGGCAAAGAGCTGGCGCTCGGCTTCGGCCCGTCCGGTTTTGAGCACGGCCTTCAGATGGGCGAGCACCTTCGCCCGGACATCGGAAGCGCTGCCGTCGCCGCCGGCCTCTTCGGCGATCGCCGCCAGCGCCGCCGTGATCGTCTCGGCGTCGGGCAGCGCTCCGGGGTCGGCGACGGGCTTGTCCAAGATCAGTCCTTCTTCGACGCCAGCGCCTTGAGGGCGTAGAGCGCCTCCAGCGCGGTGCGTGGCGTCATCTCGTCTGGCGAAAGGTCCGCAAGTGCCGCTTCGATAGCCGATTGCGCGGACTTTGGCACGGTCTTCTTTTGCGGCGGGGCGGCCGAGAAGAGCGGCAGGTCGTCGATCAGCGAGGCCGTGCCCTTGTCGCGGTTCTGCGCCTCGAGCTGGTCGAGCACCGCGCGGGCGCGCTCGACCACCGCCTCGGGCAGGCCGGCGAGCCGCGCCACCTGCACCCCGTAGGACCGGTCGGCCGCGCCATGGCCGACCTCGTGCAGGAAGACCACGTCGCCCTGCCATTCCTTGACCCGCATGGTGACGTTGGCCAGGCGGTCGAGCTTTTCGTGCAGCGCGGTCAGCTCGTGAAAATGGGTGGCGAAAAGCGTCCGGCAGCGATTGTGCGCATGCAGATACTCGATCGTCGCCCAGGCGATCGACAGCCCGTCGAAGGTGGCCGTGCCGCGTCCGATCTCGTCGAGGATGACGAGCGCGTTCTCGCCGGCCTGGTTGAGGATCGCGGCGGTCTCGACCATCTCGACCATGAAGGTCGACCGGCCCCGCGCCAGATCGTCCGAGGCGCCGACACGGCTGAACAGCCGGTCGACGACGCCGATATGGGCCTGGCCGGCCGGCACGAACGAGCCGGTCTGCGCGAGGATGGCGATCACCGCGTTCTGGCGCAGGAAGGTCGACTTGCCGCCCATGTTCGGCCCGGTCAGCAGCCACAGCGCGCCATGGTCCGCCCCTTCGGCGGGTGAAAGGTCGCAATCGTTGGCGACGAACGGGTCGGCGGCCTGGCGCCTGAGCGCCTGTTCGACCACCGGGTGCCGTCCGGCGACGATGCGGAACGTCCGGCTGTCGTCCACCAGCGGCCGGCAATAGCCCTGCGATGTCGCCAGATCGGCGAGCGCGGCCGAGACGTCGAGGACGGCCAGCGCGTGGGCTGCCTCGCGGATCGGGTCGGCGTGGGCGACGGCGAGCGCCCGCAACTGCTCGAAGACCGCAAGCTCGATTTCGAGCGCCCGGCCGGCGGCGTTGGCGATCCGGCTTTCCAGATCGGCCAGTTCGGTGGTCGTGAAGCGCATCGCGCTCGCCAGCGTCTGCCGGTGGATGAAGCGGCCCCTGGCCTCGTCCGTGCCGGTCAGCGCGTCGGCATTGCCGGCGGTCACCTCGATGAAATAGCCCAGCACGTTGTTGTGCTTGATCTTCAGCGACCTGACGCCGGTCTCGGCGGCATAGTCGGCCTGCAGCGAGGCGATGACGCGGCGCGATTCGTCGCGCAACCGCCGCATCTGATCGAGTTCGTCATGATGGCCGGCGCGCACGAAACCGCCGTCGCGCGCCATCAGCGGCACCTCGTCGGCAAGCGCGGTACCGAGCGCATCGCTCACATCGGCGGGCGCGTCGGCCAGCGCCGTGCGGGCCGCGGCAAGTTCGGCGGGCAGATCGGCTGACTTGAGCAACTGGTGCACGTCGCCGGCGACAGCGAGCCCCTCGCGCAGCGCCAGGAGATCGCGCGGGCCGCCCCGGTTCAGCGACAGGCGCGACAGGGCGCGCGCCATGTCCGGCAGCGCCTTCAGTTGCGCGCGCAGCCCTTCGCCCAGAAGGTCGTCGGCAACGAAGGTGGCGACCGAATCGAGCCGCTCGCCGATCGCCTGCGGATCGGTCAGCGGTGCGCGCAGGCGCCCCGCCAGTAGCCGCGCGCCCGGCCCGGTGGCGGTGCGGTCGATCGCCTTCAGAAGGCTGCCGTCGCGCTGGCCCGACAGGGTGCGTTCGAGTTCGAGATTGGCGCGCGTCGCCGGATCGATGAACAGGGTCCGGGCCGAGGATTCGCGCTGCGGGCGCTGCAGGGCGGGCCGCTCGGACACTTGCGTCTTCTCGACATAGGCGAGCGCGCCGGCGGCGGCGGCCAGTTCGGCGCGGGAGAAGTCGCCGAACCCGTCGAGCGTCGACACGCCGAAATAGTGCGCCAGCCGGTCCGGCGCGGTGGCGCTGTCGAAGATCGCCGCCGGATGCGGGCTGACGGCGCGCCCGAACAGGTCGAACGCCGGCCGGAACTCGGGATCGTGGAACAGCGGTTCGGGCACGACGATCTCGCGCGGGCCGATCCGCGTCAGGTCCGGCAACAGCCGCTCTGGCGCGGTCTCGCCGAGCCGGAACTCGCCGGTCGAGATGTCGATGAAGGCATAGGCCATCTGCCCCGAGGCGCGGATCCGCGCCAGTGCCAAAAGATAGGCGTTCTCGCCCGGTTCGAGCAGCTTGTCCTCGGTGATCGTCGCCGGCGTGACGAGCCTTGTGACATCGCGCCGGACGACCGATTTCGAGCCGCGCTTCTTCGCCTCGGCCGGGTCCTCGAGCTGTTCGCACACGGCGACCCGGTGGCCGAGCCCGATCAGCTTTTGCAGATAGTCGTCGGCGGCGTGGACCGGCACGCCGCACATCGGGATGTCCTTGCCCTGATGCTGGCCGCGTTTGGTCAGCGTGATGCCGAGCGCGCGGGCGGCGATCTCGGCGTCCTCGAAGAACAGCTCGTAGAAGTCGCCCATGCGGTAGAACAAGAGATACCCCGCATTGAGCGCCTTGATCTCCATGTACTGGGCCATCATCGGCGTGACGGCGCCGCCGGCCGGTGCCGCCGACCGGTCTTCGCCCTCTTCCGCCATGCCCCGATGTTCGCTTGCGCGTTCCATGCCGCTCCGTCGTGCGCCCTCGCGCCGGCCAGTTTATGCGTGTTTGCAGGCCGGCGCGACAGGGACTACACAGTCTTTTCCCAAACAAGCCGCGCCATTCGCCAGGAACCGTCCCATGAACAAGGCCCACCGTCCGCCGCAGTCCCCGCAGGACAAGCGCCCGGCGGTGAGCGAGCGCGAGGCGCTCGAGTTCCACGCGCGCGGCCGGCCGGGCAAGCTCGAGGTCACGCCGACCAAGCCGATGGCGACCCAGCGCGACCTGTCGCTGGCCTATTCGCCCGGCGTCGCGGTTCCGGTCAAGGCGATCGCGGAACGGCCCGAGGCGGCCTTCGAATACACCGCGCGCGGCAACATGGTCGCGGTCATCTCGAACGGCACGGCGATCCTCGGCCTGGGCAATCTCGGCGCGCTCGCCTCCAAGCCGGTGATGGAGGGCAAGGCGGTCCTGTTCAAGCGCTTCGCCGATGTCGATTCGATCGATCTTGAGGTCGACACCGAGGACATGGACGAGTTCGTCAATTGCGTGCGCCTGCTCGGCCCCTCCTTCGGCGGCATCAATCTGGAGGACATCAAGGCGCCCGACTGCTTCATGATCGAGGACCGGCTGCGCGAGGCGCTTGACATTCCGGTCTTCCACGACGACCAGCACGGCACCGCGATCATCGCCGCCGCCGGCCTGATCAACGCGCTGCACCTGACCGGCCGGTCGCTGCGCGACATCCGGATCGTCTGCAACGGGGCCGGGGCGGCGGCGATCGCCTGCATCGAACTGGTCAAGGCGATGGGCGTGCCGCACGACCATGTCATCCTGTGCGACACCAAGGGCGTCATCCATCAGGGACGCGGCACCGGCATGAACCAGTGGAAGTCGGCGCACGCGGTTGCCACCGACCGGCGCACGCTCGCCGACGCGATGGAGGGAGCGGACGTCTTCTTCGGCCTGTCGGTGAAGGGTGCGCTGGACGCCGACATGGTGCGCTCGATGGCCGACAATCCGATCATCTTCGCCATGGCCAATCCCGACCCGGAGATCACGCCCGAGGAGGTGGCCGAAATCCGCGACGACGCGATCATGGCGACCGGCCGGTCGGACTATCCCAACCAGGTCAACAACGTGCTCGGCTTTCCCTACATCTTCCGCGGCGCGCTCGACGTGCAGGCGACGACGATCAACGATGCGATGAAATCGGCCGCCGCCCACGCGCTGGCCGCGCTCGCCCGCGAGGACGTGCCCGACGATGTCGCCATCGCCTATGGCGGCACGCGGCCGCGCTTCGGGCCCGACTACATCATCCCCGTGCCGTTCGATCCGCGCCTGATCTCCGCGGTCCCGGCGGCGGTGGCCAGGGCCGCGATGGAGAGCGGCGTCGCCCGCCGGCCGATCGAAGATTTCGACGCCTACAAGGTGGAACTGTCGGCGCGCCGCGATCCGCTGGCGGCCACGTTGCAGCGGATCTTCGACCGCGTGCGGCGCCAGCCCAAGCGCATGTTCTTCACCGAGGCCGAGGAAGAGCAGGTGGTCCGCGCCGCAGTCGCCTACGTCAACCAGGGTCTGGGCACGGCGATCCTTCTGGGCCGCGAGAACCTGATCGCCGAGGCCGCCCGCAATGCCGGCGTCGATCTGGCGCGCGACGACATCGAGATCGTCAATGCGCGCCTTTCGGACCGGGCCGGCGCCTATGCCGATCATCTTTACGAGCGGCTGCAGCGCGACGGCTATCTGTTCCGTGACTGCGTGCGCATGGTCAACAACGACCGCAACATCTTCGCGGCGACCGCCGTGGCGCTCGGCGATGCCGACGGCATGGTCACCGGCGTCACGCGCAACTATGCGACCGCGCTCACCGACGTGCGCCGGGTGATCGACACGCGCCCCGGCCACCGCGTCGTCGGCGTCTCGCTCGCCCTGTGCCGTGGCCGGACGGTGCTCGTCGCCGACACCGCTGTGCACGACATGCCGAGCGCCGAGGAACTGGCCGACATAGCCGAGGAGGCCGCCGGCATGGCCCGCAGGCTCGGCTACGAGCCGCGCATCGCCATGCTCGCCTATTCCACCTTCGGCCAGCCGCAGGGCGAGCGCTCCAATTCGGTGCGCGATGCGGTGCGCATCCTCGACCGGCGGCGCGTCGATTTCGAATATGATGGCGAGATGGCCGCCGACGTTGCGCTGAACGCCGAACTGATGGCGCAATACCCGTTCTGCCGTCTGTCGGCGCCGGCGAACGTCCTGGTGATGCCGGCCTTCCACTCGGCCTCGATCTCCACCAAGATGCTGCAGGAACTGGGCGGCTCGACCGTCATCGGGCCGCTGCTGGTCGGGCTGAACAAGTCCGTTCAGATCGTCTCGCTAAACGCGCGCGACACCGACATCGTCAACATGGCCGCCATCGCCGCCTACAATGCCGGCGGATGAGCGCGCCGCGAACCGGTTCGCGTCGACCCCGTAGTAGGTCAGGTAGCGCGGGCTGATCTGCTCGACGGGCAGCACCACCAGCACATCGACCGAGCCGAACTCGTGATCGATCACCGCGCCGTCGCCGAACCGGGCGCCGAGCCGCAGATAGCCCTTGATGAGCGGCGGCAGGGCGCCCATGGCCGCCTTCAGGTCGATCGCCTCGGGCGGCATCATGTTCATGTCGACACGCACGCCATCCCGCGCCGAAACGGCCCAGGCGCCGTCGGCGCGCGCGTGGTGATGCAGGAAGGCGAGCGCCATGGCGTGGTCCTGCGGCGCCGCCCCGGCGAACGACGCACAGCCGAACATCACGTCGATGCCCGTCTGTCGGCAATAGGACCAGATGCCCTGCCACAGAAGCTCGATCGTGCGCTTGGACCGGTAGTCCGGCAGCACGCAGGACCGGCCGAGTTCGAGCAGGTGCCGGCCGGGATGGCGCGCAACCAGCGGGCCGATCTCGTAGGTCGCCTCCGAATAGAAGCTGTCTTCGCCGCCGAGCCGGTGTTGCGGCAACAGGCGATAGGTGCCGACGATCCGGTCGGCGTCGGTGCCGGCGATGCGCGAGTCCAGCACGATCAGATGATCGCAGATCGCGTCGTGGGCATCCTCGTCGACCTCGGATGCGCCGATTCGGGCGCCGAACTCCTCGGTGAAGATGCGGTAGCGCAGACGCTGCGCCGCACGGATTTCCCTGTCGCCGACGGCCAGACGGGCTCTAAGGGGCCCGATTTCGCCCAGAATGCCGACCGGTGTCGGTGTCTGCCTTTGCAGCGGACGATTATCGGCAAGCTCGGTGATGCCCATCGCACATGCCCGATTGCGTGATCCGGACGCGGATATGACCGCGCGATGACGGATGTATGACACGGATCGCGGGGCGGCGCGAGGCGGCCGGTTGCCTCAGGCGGCGCGTTCGTCCCTGACCCCGAAGAAACGCTGCAGGTGCTCGACCGTCAGAGGCTTGTGGATGACGTCCTGCGCGCCGATCGCGATCATCGCCTGGCCGAGTTCGGCGTCATCGTCGGCGGTCAGTGCGACGATCGGCAGGCGATCCTCGCCGCCATGGGCGTCCTCGTGCGTGCGGAACAGGCGGATCGCCTCGGCGCCGTCGAGCACCGGCATGTGCACGTCCATGAGCACGAGGTCGAAGGGAGCGTCGGGCGCGCTCATCTTCTCGAAGGCCTGCTGCCCGTTCTCGACGACGGTGACGAAATGGCCGGCCCGTTCGATGATCTTGGCGGCGAGCAGCGCGTTCACCGGATTGTCCTCGGCGAGCAGCACATGGCCGGTCCGCAGCGGCACCAACGGCTTGCGCGGCTCCGGCGCGAGGCGCCGGTCGGCCGCCTCGGCCTCCACGGCGCGCCGGAGAACGCGGAGAAGGCTCGTCTCGCGCACCGGCCGGGTCAGGAAGGCGTGGCCGGCCGCCTTGAACTGGGCGCCCAGCGTGCCGCGCTCCTGCGGCTCGATCAGGATGACCGCATGGGCGCCGTTCGCCGCCACCCGGTCGGCAAGATCGAGCGCCCCGGTCAGGTCGCGTTCGAGACGGCTGTCGATCAGGAGGGTCGCGCCGCTTGCGCGCCCAATGTCCTCGACGGCCGCAAGCCGGTCGGCGGCGCGCGTGACAGCGCCGCCATGGGCGGCGATCGCGCCGGCCAGCATGTCCGCTTCCGAGCCCTGGCGCATGTAAAGGCAGAAGCGGGTGCCCGAGAGCGCATCGGTCTCCGGATCGACCCCGAGCGCGGGATCGATGCCGGCCGGAACGCGGATGTCGAAGCGCGTGCCTTCGCCCCTTCGGCTGCTGCAGGCGATCGTGCCGTCCAGCCGGTCGATGATCCGCTTGGCGATGGCGAGACCGAGCCCGGCGCCCTCGTGCCGCCGCGCCAGGCTCATGTCGACCTGCTCGAACGGCTCGAAGATGGTCGCCTGCTTTTCGGGCGGCACGCCCGGGCCGGTGTCGGTGACCGAGACGGTCAGATCATGCGCGCGCCCGCCATCGGCCGACGGGGCGTGACCGATCGCCACCTCGACCCCGCCCTCGGCGGTGAACTTGATCGCGTTGGCGACGATGTTGAACAGCACCTGCCTGAGCCCCTTGGCGTCGGTGCGCAGCGTCAGCGGGATGCCCGGCGCGATCGTGTAGCTCAGATCCAGGCCCTTTTCGTGGGCCCGGCCGGCAAGCAGTTCGATCACGCCGCTGGTCAGAGCCCGCAGATCGGTGTGGCTGAAGGCCGGCGCGCTGTTGTCGACGCCGCTGCGGCCGAACTCGAGCAGATCGTTGACCAGCAGCATCAGCGCCTCGGACGACGATGTGATCGCCTCGACATAGTTGCGCTGTTCGGCGGTGAGTTGCGTGTCGGCGAGCAGCTTGCCCATGCCGACGATGCCGTTCAGCGGCGTGCGGATCTCGTGGCTGACGATCGCCAGGAACTGCGATTTCGAGGTCTTGTCGTCGCTCATGTCGCTTGCCTTCCACCGAACGGAACCTTCCGTCCGCCGGAGGGTACGCGGCCATGGTTATCAAGCCGTTGCGATGGAAGCTGCGATTTGCCACGACGGACCGATCGCCGGGCAAGGCGGCCTCAGCCCGCCATGTCGACCACCACGCGGCCGCGCACCCGGCCTTCGAGAATGGCGTGGGCGGTGTCGATGATCTCGCCGAAGCCGATCGTCCGCGACAGGGCTTCCAGCTTGACCATGTCGAGATCCTCGACGAGCCGCGCCCAGGCCTGTTCGCGCAGCGCCCGGGGCGCCATCACCGAATCGATGCCCAGAAGCGACACGCCGCGCAGGATGAACGGCGCGACGGTCGTCGGAAGGTCCATGCCCTGGGCGAGCCCGCAGGCGGCGATCGCGCCGCCCTGCATCGTCTGCGCCAGCACGTTGGCGAGCGTCACCGAACCGACCGAATCGACGCCGGACGCCCAGCGTTCCTTGCCGAGCGGACGTCCGGGCTCGGACAGTTCGGCCCGGTCGATGATCTCCGATGCGCCGAGCGAGGTCAGGAACGCGCTTTCGCTGGTCCGGCCGGTCGAGGCGATGACCTCGTAGCCGAGCTTGGACAGGACCGAGATGGCGACCGTTCCGACACCGCCGTTGGCGCCGGTGACGATTGCCGGGCCGCGTTCGGGCGTGATGCCGTGCCGTTCGAGCGCCAGCACCGACAGCATCGCGGTGTAGCCGGCCGTGCCGATCGCCATCGCCTGATGCGGGGTCAGCGCGTCCGGCAGCGCGATCAGCCAGTCGCCGTTGACGCGGGCCAAGCCCGCATAGGCGCCGTAATGGGTCTCGCCGACGCCCCAGCCGTTGAGGATGACCTTGTCGCCCTCCTTCCAGTCCGGATGCTCGGAGGCGGCGACCGTGCCGGCGAAATCGATGCCGGGGATCATCGGCCAGCGGCGCACGACGGGCGACTTTCCGGTGATGGCGAGGCCGTCCTTGTAATTGACCGTGGTCGCCTCGACGGCGACGGTGACGTCGCCTTCCATCAGTTCGGCGTCGGTCAGTTCGGCGATGTCGACATGCTGGTTCTTGTCGTCGTCGCGCGAGACCAGGATCGCCTTGAAGGTTTGCGCCATCATCATCTCCCCGATTGGTCGTGCCCGAAGGTGCAGCGGGCGTCTGCCCGCGTCAATCGGCCTTCCGGCCCGACCGCCACTGCAGCAGTTCGTCGAGGATCACCAGCCCCGCCCCGACGGTGATCGCCGCGTCGGCCAGGTTGAAGATGGCGAACGACCAGCCCGGCGTGTGGAAGAGGAAGTAATCGATCACATGGCCGTACAGGACCCGGTCGATCAGATTGCCGATCGCCCCGCCGATGATCAGCGCAAAGCCGAAATGGGCGATCACCCGTTCAGGCGGGCTGGAGACCCAAAGCCAGGTCACGAAGGCCGACACCGCCACGCTGATCGCGATCAGCGGTCCGGCGCCCAGGCCCGACAGCATCGAAAAGGCGATGCCCGGATTGTAGGTCAGGAACAGGTCGAGGAAGGGCAGCAGCGCGATGCGCTCCTGATAGTCCATCAGCTGCTCGACGCCGATCTTGATCGCCTGGTCGATGGCGACTATGGCGCCGACGGTGGCGATGGCGGTCGGCAGGCGCTTCATGACCGTGCCCCGTCTGAGATCGGAAAGGCGTGCCGTCGCGCCTCGTAAAGGCACAGCGCCGTGGCGACGGCCAGATTGAGCGAATCGGCGCGCCCGGACTGCGGAATGCGCACCAGCGTCGTGCACATCGCGGCGAGATCGCCGGGCAGCCCGGCCTGCTCGTTGCCCATCAGGAGCAGGATCGGCCCTTTTTCATAATCCGGCACGCGGTAGTCGACCGATCCCTCGAGATGGGTGCCGACGATCTGCCCGGGCCACCGGCCGGCGAAACCGGCGAAACGGTCCGTGTCCATGCGCGCCAAGGGCACCGCGAAGATCGAACCCATGGTGGCGCGCACCGTCTCGGTGGAAAACGGATCGGTCGTCTCGCCGACGAGAATCACGCCGCTGGCGCCGCCCGCATCGGCGGTGCGGATGATCGTGCCCAGATTGCCCGGATCGCGCACGCGGTCGAGCGCGATCCAGACATCGTCCGGCCCCGGCGACAGGCGCGCCGGATCGGCGAAGCGCCGTTCCAGAACGCCGGCGACCATCTGCGGATTGTCGCGCCGGGTGATCTGGCCGAGCACGCGTTCGGGCACGATGATCACGTCCGCCCCGAGCGCGACGGCCCGCGCGGCGAGCTTCGTCACCGCCTCGTTGTCCCTGGCCGAGGCGGCATGGATCAGCGTCTTCAGCCTCCAGCCATTGTCGATCGCATCGATGATCAGCTTCATGCCTTCGGCGAGGAAGCTGTTTGTCTCCTCGCGGTGCCGCTTCTTTTCAAGCAGCCTGATCTGCTTGACGATCGGGTTGGCGGCGCTCGAGATTTCCTTGACGCGGCCCGGCGCGCCGGCGGGCCTGTTCATGATGCGCGCTCCGGCGTCCAGCGGCTGAACATGGAGGTCGACAGCGCCCGTCCGGCCGCCTGTTCGCGGATGATCAGTTCGCCCGATTCGACCCGGCCTTCGGTGCCGAACCCCGTCATCGCCTCCATCATCGCCTCGTGCACGGCGAACATCGAAGCGCGGATCGCATAGGCGGTCAGCACCATCATTACCGGCCGGTCCGAAAGGATCGCGCGGCAGCCGTCGAGCAGGTCGGGCAGATGGTCGAAGAGCTGCCAGACCTCGCCGGCCGGCCCGCGCCCGTAGGCGGGCGGGTCGGCGAGGATGATGTCGTAATCGTTGCCGCGCCGGCCTTCGCGCAGGACGAACTTCATCGCGTCCTCGCAGATCCAGCGGATCGGCCGGTCTTCAAGGCCGGCATGGGTCTGGTTCTCGCGCGCCCAGCCGATCGCCTTCCTGGACGCATCGACATGGGTGACATGGGCTCCGGCGGCCGCCGCGACCAGCGAGGCGACACCGGTATAGCCGAACAGGTTGAGCACCTTCAGCGGCCGGTCGGCGGCCTCGATCGCGCCGCGCATGGCGCGCCAGTGCGCCGCCTGTTCGGGGAACACCCCGACATGGCGGAACGAGGTGAACCGGCCGAGATAGCCGACGCCGTCGAAGGCCATCGGCCAGGTTTCGCCGCGATCGCCGCGCGCAAAGCGCCAGCGGCCCATGCCTTCCTCGTCGGTGTCGCCGGTGAAGATCGCATCGACCGCGTCCCATTGCGCCTCCGGCAGCGCCTTGCCCCATATCGCCTGCTGTTCGGGCCGCACCAGCGTGAGCGGGCCGTAGCGTTCGAGCTTGAGCCCGTCGCCGGTGTCGAGCAGCGCGTAATCGGCGTCGGCCTCGGTCTG
Proteins encoded in this region:
- a CDS encoding ATP-binding protein translates to MSDDKTSKSQFLAIVSHEIRTPLNGIVGMGKLLADTQLTAEQRNYVEAITSSSEALMLLVNDLLEFGRSGVDNSAPAFSHTDLRALTSGVIELLAGRAHEKGLDLSYTIAPGIPLTLRTDAKGLRQVLFNIVANAIKFTAEGGVEVAIGHAPSADGGRAHDLTVSVTDTGPGVPPEKQATIFEPFEQVDMSLARRHEGAGLGLAIAKRIIDRLDGTIACSSRRGEGTRFDIRVPAGIDPALGVDPETDALSGTRFCLYMRQGSEADMLAGAIAAHGGAVTRAADRLAAVEDIGRASGATLLIDSRLERDLTGALDLADRVAANGAHAVILIEPQERGTLGAQFKAAGHAFLTRPVRETSLLRVLRRAVEAEAADRRLAPEPRKPLVPLRTGHVLLAEDNPVNALLAAKIIERAGHFVTVVENGQQAFEKMSAPDAPFDLVLMDVHMPVLDGAEAIRLFRTHEDAHGGEDRLPIVALTADDDAELGQAMIAIGAQDVIHKPLTVEHLQRFFGVRDERAA
- a CDS encoding TrmH family RNA methyltransferase, which codes for MNRPAGAPGRVKEISSAANPIVKQIRLLEKKRHREETNSFLAEGMKLIIDAIDNGWRLKTLIHAASARDNEAVTKLAARAVALGADVIIVPERVLGQITRRDNPQMVAGVLERRFADPARLSPGPDDVWIALDRVRDPGNLGTIIRTADAGGASGVILVGETTDPFSTETVRATMGSIFAVPLARMDTDRFAGFAGRWPGQIVGTHLEGSVDYRVPDYEKGPILLLMGNEQAGLPGDLAAMCTTLVRIPQSGRADSLNLAVATALCLYEARRHAFPISDGARS
- a CDS encoding class I SAM-dependent methyltransferase, which gives rise to MSKDRAPKGRSKRPQARPRGEAKRRDGASRADRSGFRPKPKHAQATTDVAVGARPPRERRSGARPAETVPLILQTEADADYALLDTGDGLKLERYGPLTLVRPEQQAIWGKALPEAQWDAVDAIFTGDTDEEGMGRWRFARGDRGETWPMAFDGVGYLGRFTSFRHVGVFPEQAAHWRAMRGAIEAADRPLKVLNLFGYTGVASLVAAAAGAHVTHVDASRKAIGWARENQTHAGLEDRPIRWICEDAMKFVLREGRRGNDYDIILADPPAYGRGPAGEVWQLFDHLPDLLDGCRAILSDRPVMMVLTAYAIRASMFAVHEAMMEAMTGFGTEGRVESGELIIREQAAGRALSTSMFSRWTPERAS
- the lspA gene encoding signal peptidase II, whose protein sequence is MKRLPTAIATVGAIVAIDQAIKIGVEQLMDYQERIALLPFLDLFLTYNPGIAFSMLSGLGAGPLIAISVAVSAFVTWLWVSSPPERVIAHFGFALIIGGAIGNLIDRVLYGHVIDYFLFHTPGWSFAIFNLADAAITVGAGLVILDELLQWRSGRKAD
- a CDS encoding GNAT family N-acetyltransferase — encoded protein: MGITELADNRPLQRQTPTPVGILGEIGPLRARLAVGDREIRAAQRLRYRIFTEEFGARIGASEVDEDAHDAICDHLIVLDSRIAGTDADRIVGTYRLLPQHRLGGEDSFYSEATYEIGPLVARHPGRHLLELGRSCVLPDYRSKRTIELLWQGIWSYCRQTGIDVMFGCASFAGAAPQDHAMALAFLHHHARADGAWAVSARDGVRVDMNMMPPEAIDLKAAMGALPPLIKGYLRLGARFGDGAVIDHEFGSVDVLVVLPVEQISPRYLTYYGVDANRFAARSSAGIVGGDGGHVDDVGVARV
- a CDS encoding MDR family oxidoreductase — translated: MAQTFKAILVSRDDDKNQHVDIAELTDAELMEGDVTVAVEATTVNYKDGLAITGKSPVVRRWPMIPGIDFAGTVAASEHPDWKEGDKVILNGWGVGETHYGAYAGLARVNGDWLIALPDALTPHQAMAIGTAGYTAMLSVLALERHGITPERGPAIVTGANGGVGTVAISVLSKLGYEVIASTGRTSESAFLTSLGASEIIDRAELSEPGRPLGKERWASGVDSVGSVTLANVLAQTMQGGAIAACGLAQGMDLPTTVAPFILRGVSLLGIDSVMAPRALREQAWARLVEDLDMVKLEALSRTIGFGEIIDTAHAILEGRVRGRVVVDMAG